From a single Bacteroidota bacterium genomic region:
- a CDS encoding M23 family metallopeptidase yields MSSPKARRRKIVRNLQNKFRLVVMNDQTLEEKFSIRLTPMNIIVFGGTFALSLITLTLYLIAFTPLREYIPGYTDVTIRRNLVAVALKTDSVENQLNAQEAYLANLLNVLNDKVDTTQPVKNFSESALNDTLRKLDKSEEDSLMRLQMEGADRFELNESNERSFSTGIGSIAFFTPLKGSITTKFNPVQKHFGIDIVAGPNEVIKSSLDGTVVISSFTSETGYVIGVQHTNNIFTLYKHNSALLKSVGDYVKAGEVIAIIGNTGEFSTGPHLHFELWYNGSPVNPLEYISF; encoded by the coding sequence ATGTCGAGTCCGAAAGCGAGAAGGAGAAAGATTGTCAGGAATTTACAGAACAAGTTCAGGCTGGTGGTCATGAACGACCAAACGCTGGAAGAAAAGTTCTCTATTCGCTTGACACCCATGAACATTATCGTGTTCGGCGGGACCTTTGCCCTGAGTTTGATTACCCTGACTTTGTACCTGATTGCATTTACGCCCTTGCGGGAATATATCCCCGGCTATACAGATGTTACCATTCGAAGGAACCTCGTCGCGGTTGCTTTGAAGACGGATTCCGTTGAAAATCAGCTTAATGCTCAGGAGGCATATTTGGCAAACCTGCTGAATGTGTTGAATGATAAGGTGGATACCACTCAGCCGGTAAAGAATTTTTCGGAATCTGCCCTGAATGATACCTTACGAAAACTGGATAAATCTGAGGAGGATTCCCTGATGCGCCTCCAAATGGAAGGAGCCGATCGTTTCGAACTCAATGAATCGAATGAGAGATCCTTTTCTACCGGAATTGGAAGTATTGCATTTTTTACACCGCTCAAAGGAAGTATCACCACTAAATTTAATCCGGTACAAAAGCATTTTGGCATCGACATCGTTGCCGGACCCAATGAAGTAATAAAATCAAGTCTCGATGGCACAGTAGTCATATCGAGCTTCACCTCTGAAACCGGTTATGTCATAGGTGTGCAGCATACGAATAATATTTTCACGCTCTATAAACATAATTCCGCCCTGCTGAAATCTGTTGGTGATTATGTGAAGGCAGGAGAAGTCATCGCCATCATTGGAAATACGGGAGAGTTCAGTACCGGTCCTCATTTACATTTTGAACTCTGGTACAATGGCAGTCCTGTGAATCCACTGGAGTATATTAGTTTTTAA